One window of the Shewanella cyperi genome contains the following:
- the nrdB gene encoding class Ia ribonucleoside-diphosphate reductase subunit beta, with product MAYSTFCQTPNDATREPMFFGQSVNVARYDQQRYEVFEKLIEKQLSFFWRPEEVDVSRDKIDYAALPDHEKHIFISNLKYQTLLDSIQGRSPNVAFLPLVSLPELETWIETWSFSETIHSRSYTHIIRNIVTDPSVVFNDIVGNEQILKRATDIAAYYDKLIRLTQVYELLGEGTHMIDGEEVQVTLRELKKALYLCMMSVNALEAIRFYVSFACSFAFAERKLMEGNAKIIRLIARDEALHLNSTQHILNLMQGGKDDPEMAEIAIECQQQAYDLFLRAAEQEKEWAKYLFKDGSMIGLNEQILCQYVEFITNQRMKSVNLPQPYGEQTNPLPWMKNWLESDAVQVAPQEVEVSSYLVGQIDAAVDENEFLDFDL from the coding sequence ATGGCTTACAGTACATTTTGTCAAACCCCCAATGACGCGACCCGCGAACCCATGTTCTTCGGTCAGTCGGTCAACGTCGCCCGTTACGACCAACAGCGTTATGAAGTATTCGAGAAGTTAATCGAGAAGCAGCTGTCCTTCTTCTGGCGTCCGGAAGAAGTGGATGTCAGCCGCGACAAGATTGACTATGCGGCTCTGCCCGATCACGAGAAGCACATCTTTATTTCCAACCTCAAGTATCAGACCCTGCTGGACTCCATTCAGGGCCGTTCACCCAATGTGGCCTTCCTGCCGCTGGTGTCGCTGCCGGAGTTGGAAACCTGGATTGAGACCTGGTCCTTCTCCGAGACCATCCACAGCCGTTCTTACACTCACATTATCCGTAACATAGTCACGGACCCCTCAGTGGTGTTTAACGACATAGTGGGCAACGAGCAGATCCTCAAGCGCGCCACCGACATTGCCGCCTATTACGACAAGCTGATCAGGCTGACCCAGGTGTACGAACTGCTGGGTGAAGGCACCCACATGATCGACGGTGAAGAGGTTCAGGTCACATTGCGGGAGCTGAAAAAGGCCCTGTACCTGTGCATGATGTCGGTCAACGCCCTGGAAGCGATACGCTTCTATGTCAGCTTCGCCTGCTCCTTCGCCTTTGCCGAGCGCAAGCTGATGGAAGGCAACGCCAAGATCATTCGCCTCATTGCCCGTGATGAAGCCCTGCACCTCAATTCAACCCAGCACATTCTCAACCTGATGCAGGGTGGCAAGGACGATCCCGAAATGGCAGAAATTGCCATTGAATGCCAACAGCAGGCTTACGATCTGTTCCTGCGTGCCGCAGAGCAGGAAAAGGAATGGGCCAAGTACCTGTTTAAAGACGGCTCAATGATCGGCCTCAATGAGCAGATCCTCTGCCAATACGTTGAGTTCATCACCAACCAGCGCATGAAGTCGGTAAACCTGCCGCAACCCTACGGTGAGCAGACCAACCCCCTGCCCTGGATGAAGAACTGGCTTGAAAGCGACGCGGTACAGGTTGCCC